The following proteins are co-located in the Palaemon carinicauda isolate YSFRI2023 chromosome 30, ASM3689809v2, whole genome shotgun sequence genome:
- the LOC137622939 gene encoding uncharacterized protein, which yields MQRTCMKLNYFMKIVFIIFFSREGNSVEDFEQFLETVKPPVVLCGPSGSGKSTVLRRLTQRFYCEENFMKYDLVLILDSPNRFIPHLSCRDIYDIIKRKIYRSCPETVKEHKIDLCLFTLMNCGDILFLVNSNIDSDGIRNVDKLKGKWVFSSNSSPNVWSSNYCVLKIDPLDETSVKKMLLTLLSSSGYQDVNSLYDGCEYKSVINIPDMVIVFSEVREQKFVHLLLQSFLEKKISSIENATAHCKLLEKIAFYFILNNKMEYSDKDLSDISVQLRSLLFIRQEGSYVFQLRIIEDFLAARYVVANPRTAIKECVCQALLFKRVIRYACAIWNETNKLDTNYVHLKSYLEKCMDVKSSNSRKFEKNPMTNEDFSNQGTFTKWSFLISLAEYCNFHEDVMRLTCDLLAQKYTWVIKCKFMDDERKIKALFKILENVKLSKQITIRIESGVQRKTIGYVLDMLRSITGLYNFATIQIAIMHKQTVPVPCDSNISKLPTKIAQIDEPLFITKYEGPLLCSNIPNFLKCKCMRRLEILDITVYDVATLAEALSLEGLPNLKSVVIKVELRSSEGECTSLPKLRFPSLPTDVSFNVYIRYFDKFNEFLQTFEDKKQLHALTIQGMLMKENYFLDLSDFTGLEGLYINFNPHAASLENNPEGNKTCHSKPFQILIHSKLPRNLQTLLLRDAEFWNDSCISFLTKFSTQRLILLDSSVSVSGLRNILQKHASEDNLEEKMKRHCIREEQTNMCVVIQKKPRLSKEEREMRRRNKPSGKELIITSNLKMCQDFSCCCNHLDSEHKDKLEDIVGLIYDAYFYDILSLNYTSEFITIRKDLCGDLRVRCPLTDLTDDILDQCKCDKQVAKVNLLKFLEILSLAQSITLDYTRLTLTGVEKVIDKLIELKKNVCDEVEPFSLTISSLEYCVVTDEVKNSKFLKNLVSENYLKQFKYVDSNSKSKYIRKTLSNQIFINNERVEVNEAPMSY from the coding sequence ATGCAACGTACATGTATGAAactaaattattttatgaaaattgttttcattatttttttttccagagaaggAAACTCTGTTGAGGACTTTGAGCAGTTTCTTGAGACTGTTAAGCCACCAGTTGTGTTGTGTGGACCTTCAGGATCAGGAAAATCAACTGTTCTTCGGAGATTAACACAAAGATTTTATTGTGAggaaaactttatgaaatatgatttgGTATTAATTCTTGACTCGCCCAACAGGTTTATCCCCCATTTGAGTTGCCGGGATATTTATGATATAATCAAAAGAAAGATCTATAGAAGTTGCCCAGAAACAGTTAAAGAGCATAAAATTGATCTGTGTTTGTTTACATTGATGAATTGTGGAGATATTCTATTTCTTGTTAACAGCAATATAGATTCTGATGGGATTAGAAATGTTGACAAATTAAAAGGAAAGTGGGTCTTTTCCAGTAATAGTTCCCCAAATGTCTGGTCATCTAATTATTGTGTTCTCAAGATAGATCCTCTTGATGAAACATCAGTCAAAAAGATGCTACTTACTTTGTTATCCAGTAGTGGATACCAGGATGTCAATTCTCTATATGATGGCTGTGAATATAAAAGTGTCATTAATATCCCAGATATGGTCATTGTCTTTAGTGAAGTTAGAGAACAAAAATTTGTTCACCTGCTGCTTCAGTCATTCTTGGAAAAGAAAATATCATCTATTGAAAATGCTACTGCTCATTGTAAATTACTGGAAAAGatagcattttattttattttgaataacaaAATGGAGTACTCAGATAAGGACCTCTCGGACATCAGTGTGCAGTTAAGGTCACTGCTGTTTATACGACAGGAAGGTTCGTACGTTTTCCAACTTCGCATTATTGAAGACTTTTTGGCTGCTAGGTATGTAGTAGCTAACCCAAGAACAGCTATTAAGGAATGTGTTTGTCAAGCCCTATTATTCAAGAGGGTAATTAGGTATGCTTGTGCTATTTGGAATGAAACGAACAAATTAGATACCAATTATGTTCACTTGAAAAGTTATCTTGAGAAGTGTATGGATGTTAAATCTTCAAACTCAAGAAAATTTGAGAAAAATCCCATGACAAATGAAGATTTTTCAAATCAAGGAACCTTTACTAAGTGGTCTTTCCTGATCTCTCTAGCAGAATACTGTAATTTTCACGAAGATGTGATGAGATTGACCTGTGATTTATTAGCACAAAAATATACTTGGGTGATTAAATGCAAGTTTATGgatgatgaaagaaaaattaaagctctttttaaaatattggaGAATGTGAAGTTAAGCAAACAAATCACCATTAGGATTGAAAGTGGTGTCCAAAGAAAAACAATAGGATATGTTTTGGATATGCTCAGAAGCATAACAGGCTTATATAATTTTGCTACTATCCAAATAGCCATCATGCATAAACAAACTGTGCCAGTACCCTGTGACAGTAACATTTCCAAGCTACCAACTAAAATTGCACAAATTGATGAACCACTTTTCATTACAAAGTATGAGGGACCACTTCTATGTTCAAACATTCCAAATTTTTTGAAGTGTAAATGCATGAGGCGACTAGAAATTCTAGATATTACAGTGTATGATGTTGCTACTTTAGCTGAAGCTTTATCCCTTGAGGGATTGCCTAACTTGAAAAGCGTAGTCATAAAGGTAGAATTAAGATCATCAGAGGGTGAATGTACAAGTTTGCCAAAATTAAGATTTCCATCTCTACCTACAGATGTGTCTTTCAATGTTTATATTAGATATTTTGACAAATTCAATGAATTTTTACAAACCTTTGAAGATAAAAAGCAACTCCATGCTCTCACCATACAAGGTATGCtcatgaaagaaaattattttctagatTTATCTGACTTTACAGGTCTTGAAGGTCTCTATATAAATTTTAatcctcatgctgcctctcttgAAAACAATCCTGAAGGAAATAAAACATGTCACTCCAAGCCTTTTCAAATTTTAATACATAGTAAACTTCCAAGAAATTTGCAAACACTCTTACTAAGAGATGCAGAGTTTTGGAATGATTCATGCATCTcttttttgacaaaattttccaCACAAAGGTTAATACTCCTGGATTCAAGTGTCTCAGTGAGTGGATTGAGAAATATATTGCAGAAACACGCTTCAGAAGACAACTTAGAGGAAAAGATGAAAAGACATTGTATAAGGGAAGAACAGACTAATATGTGTGTAGTTATACAAAAGAAACCCCGTCTGAGCAAAGAGGAACGAGAAATGCGACGTAGAAATAAACCTTCGGGTAAAGAACTAATAATTACCTCTAATTTGAAAATGTGCCAAGATTTTTCTTGCTGCTGCAACCATTTGGACAGTGAGCACAAAGATAAGCTAGAGGACATTGTTGGGTTGATTTATGATGcttatttttatgatattcttAGCCTTAATTATACAAGTGAATTTATTACAATTAGAAAAGATCTTTGTGGTGATTTGAGGGTTCGTTGCCCATTGACTGACCTCACTGATGATATCTTGGACCAATGTAAATGTGATAAACAGGTTGCAAAAGTCAATTTGCTAAAATTTTTGGAAATCTTGTCTCTAGCTCAAAGTATTACACTGGACTATACAAGGTTAACTTTAACTGGAGTAGAAAAAGTCATCGATAAGCTCATAGAATTGAAGAAAAATGTATGTGATGAGGTAGAACCATTTTCACTAACTATATCTTCCTTAGAATATTGTGTTGTAACAGATGAAGTAAAGAATAGTAAGTTTTTAAAGAATTTAGTTAGTGAAAATTATTTGAAGCAATTCAAGTATGTTGATAGTAACAGTAAAAGCAAATACATTCGAAAGACTCTGAGCAACCAGATTTTCATAAATAATGAACGAGTGGAGGTTAATGAAGCCCCAATGAGTTATTAA